CGGTCCGCGCCACTGTCCCAACGGATGTTGAGTGCGTAGTTGCGTCCCGTCGCGTTGTCTCCGTCGATCTCGATGTGCGGTGCGGTCAACACATGACCGCACCCGTTGCGGATCAGGCTCTGATGACCGTCGCCGAGCACCATCCCGGCGATTTCTTCGCGCCCCCTCATATGACGTTGGGGGACAGCGTCGAAGGTGCCGTCTTCGGTCCAGAGCGCCGCAGCGGCTGCACCGGAACCGCTGTCGACGGCCGGCCCGTACTGCGCGACGAGCTGCATGATCTCGATCTGGTCTTCAAGAGCACGAACCCGGTTCATCAGAGCTGTCACCACGGTCCGAAGATCTTCGTTCTCAACCATTTTCACACCTTTCCCGGAACGACGACTATTCGCGCCGGGCCGTTGGCGTCGCGTGAAGCATCGAGTGCGTCTGCGACTTCGCCGAGTCCAACCGTCCGGCCGAGCATTGGGCGAATGTCGACTTCGCCGGAGCACACCGCCTGGAATGCTTCGTCCCAGTGGGCAGGCAACGGCCCTCCACCGAATTGGATGTTGAGTCCCTTGCGCTTTGCGGTGAGTGTGTGGAGATGATCGCCCTCTGGTGGTCCGCCGGAGGAGAATATCCTGGTTCCGTCTTCGCATCCTTTGATGATCGAATCGAGAACGCCTGGTATTCCAACACATTCGAAGATGACGCAGCCCGGTAGTGCGGCAATCGACATCATGTCCCTCGTCGCATCCGGCGATCCGTACGCTACATCTCGCCACGCTTGGTACGGGGAGATTTCGGCGGGATCTATGACAGCGTCGGCCCCCATTGCCATCGCGGTCTCGCGGCGAGACGCAACGAAGTCGACGGCAATGATCGGGCCGATTCCGAGACGTGTGAGGTTCGCAATCGTCGACAGACCGATAGCGCCGCAACCGATGACCAAGGGAACCTCGCGGACGCTCATCTGCGCGCGTGCTGCTGCGGACCATCCGACCGAGAGCGCGTCGGCAACGCAAATCACCTCGCTGGGAAGGTCCGAGTCAACCACGCGCGTAATCGATTCGTCGAGAAGCAGGAACTCACCGAAACCACCGGGCGATTCGGGATTCTGCCCGATGATCTTGCGTCCCCCGGTGGTGGCGAGCACCGGGAGTGAGCTGACGCGCGTACCGATGGGAATTTTCCGGTCGGTGCCGGGGCCGTAGTCGACGACTTCGGCGCAGTATTCGTGGCCCATGACGATGTCGACGTTGTGGTCGTAGGTGGACATTCCGCTGTCGTCGTCGATGCCGGCGTCCGGGTTGTCCATGAAATGAAGGTCCGACGCACAGATTCCGCAGGCCAGCGAACGGACAAGTAGTTGGCCGGGGCCGGGAACAGGATCATCGACGACTCGGGCTTCGACTGTGCCTTCTCGTAGCACTGCTGCGCGCATCCGATTCTCCTTCTTGGATATGCAATTCTCTTTCGGTGTGTGAACTGTATCCATCGATTGGCACTTACGGAAGACTCTCTCCTATAAGTCATATGGAGCACCCTCTCCTGTAAAGACGCCGAGTGTCACTACACTCGCTGACATGTCAGAACCTCATCGCCGGCTGGGGCGGCCCCGTGACACCAGAATTGACGAGCGAGCTCTCGAGGCGGCACGAGTACTTTTGATCGAACGAGGCTTCGAGGCGACGACGATTCAAGCGGTTGCTAGTCGTTCCGGTGTGCATTCTTCGGCCATCTACCGCCGATGGCCGTCGCGGGTCGAGTTGATCGAGGAGGCAGCGTTTCCTGGGTTCAGCTTTGCCGGCATCGTTCCGAGTGGGGACCTTCGACGCGACCTTCGCCGGTTCATTCGTGCGTATGTCGCGGCTTTCAGCGCGCCGGCGGCACGCGCAGCCGCTGCTGGGCTTCTCGCTCACCATCGGAAGCCGAATCACGTGGCGCAATCCGAGGTATATCCGAGGATGTCGGTGAGGCCGCTGTTCGAGGACATTCTGCGCGCAGCGCCGCCTGGAAGTGTCGATCCGACAGTCGATCCCGACGACGTCTTCGACATGCTTCTCGGTGCAATTCTCACCCGCACAGTGGTATTCACTCCCACGTCGCGGCAGCGTCCCATCGAGCGAACTGTCGAGATGATTGTGCGATTGTTACGTCCGGCCGATTGAAAGGTCCGGCTACTTGACGCTGCGCAAGTACGCGGCAATCGGAATCCTCAGTTGAAGAATGGATTCCGCCGGTTCGGCGTGATGGGTCGGTGTTGATCTCGATCCGATGCATCGATCGAATATCAAGCCCTCCAGCAAGCTGACAAGATCGGATGCAGCACTTTCCGGATTCTTCACGCGATGACCCGCGAAGATCTCTTGCGCTCTGGCTGTGGAGAACAGGCTTTGCGCCAGGGCATCGTGCAGTTCACGATTGCTACGAATCTCGAGTAGGAGAGCGTACCGGGCGATCAACTCGTCTCGACGCCGCGTCAGGAGATCGCCAAGGTATCGGGCGATCACCGTTGCCGGATCGGAATTGTCGTTCAGTAATTCCGCGAATGTCGATTGCGACTGTTCCACGATGTGTTGGACTGCCGCTGCAAGAAGCGACTCTCGGGTTCGAAAGTAGTAGGAGGTTGAACCCTGCGGGATCCCCATGGCGGCATCGACGGCGCGATGAGTCAATGCCCGCGGGCCGTGTTCGGCGATGATCGTGACAGCGCACGCTCCCATAAGGGGTCTGCGATCTGCGTTCATGCCCATCCCGTTCATGCCCATCCCGTTCTGCGTAGTGCGGATCACGTTGACTCGAGTTCGAGTCGCTCTCTAGCCTCGACTCTACAGATGTAGAGGAGAATCATGCGACTGGGCGAAGAGCAGTTGTCGGCACGTGCATCACTCGACGCGTTGCAGGAGCGGATTTCGATCGGCGGCGGTGGGGGTGGGATCTACCTCTGGGGTGGC
The nucleotide sequence above comes from Rhodococcus sp. KBS0724. Encoded proteins:
- a CDS encoding nuclear transport factor 2 family protein → MVENEDLRTVVTALMNRVRALEDQIEIMQLVAQYGPAVDSGSGAAAAALWTEDGTFDAVPQRHMRGREEIAGMVLGDGHQSLIRNGCGHVLTAPHIEIDGDNATGRNYALNIRWDSGADRFWVARVSANTWRWVRTAEGWRTVERVNANLDGTPEHRNMLAPSM
- a CDS encoding zinc-binding dehydrogenase — protein: MRAAVLREGTVEARVVDDPVPGPGQLLVRSLACGICASDLHFMDNPDAGIDDDSGMSTYDHNVDIVMGHEYCAEVVDYGPGTDRKIPIGTRVSSLPVLATTGGRKIIGQNPESPGGFGEFLLLDESITRVVDSDLPSEVICVADALSVGWSAAARAQMSVREVPLVIGCGAIGLSTIANLTRLGIGPIIAVDFVASRRETAMAMGADAVIDPAEISPYQAWRDVAYGSPDATRDMMSIAALPGCVIFECVGIPGVLDSIIKGCEDGTRIFSSGGPPEGDHLHTLTAKRKGLNIQFGGGPLPAHWDEAFQAVCSGEVDIRPMLGRTVGLGEVADALDASRDANGPARIVVVPGKV
- a CDS encoding TetR/AcrR family transcriptional regulator codes for the protein MSEPHRRLGRPRDTRIDERALEAARVLLIERGFEATTIQAVASRSGVHSSAIYRRWPSRVELIEEAAFPGFSFAGIVPSGDLRRDLRRFIRAYVAAFSAPAARAAAAGLLAHHRKPNHVAQSEVYPRMSVRPLFEDILRAAPPGSVDPTVDPDDVFDMLLGAILTRTVVFTPTSRQRPIERTVEMIVRLLRPAD
- a CDS encoding TetR/AcrR family transcriptional regulator — protein: MIRTTQNGMGMNGMGMNADRRPLMGACAVTIIAEHGPRALTHRAVDAAMGIPQGSTSYYFRTRESLLAAAVQHIVEQSQSTFAELLNDNSDPATVIARYLGDLLTRRRDELIARYALLLEIRSNRELHDALAQSLFSTARAQEIFAGHRVKNPESAASDLVSLLEGLIFDRCIGSRSTPTHHAEPAESILQLRIPIAAYLRSVK